A genomic stretch from Falco naumanni isolate bFalNau1 chromosome 8, bFalNau1.pat, whole genome shotgun sequence includes:
- the MARCHF7 gene encoding E3 ubiquitin-protein ligase MARCHF7 isoform X2, whose product MESKPSRIPRRISVQASSSSLGSRTLTGNSLAGAYSARESSWRLESGYQESNVLNSSSRDWGIGETDTHETPWKLTTSSPTRYSGTLDHPRSGRFWGSRSRLSTSSSAHFASGCYDSSWRYSRIPRSSSVMLGSLGTELVRERRELERRTDLSVNNLVDHSYRSSDFSSSTYLQDRPASSYAEGARPKENSLSALRLNASMNRQLPSDHRPSFFNRDSNMSSSRSSYSSRQRRNELESPQRSMQPAFSLAAMRDETPSSSGSERVLSSQRSLNEPTADSEGRRTTRQLLSRLASSMSSTFFSRRSSQDSLHTRPLGSEESTVPRVQASTLSSSNGAATPLSEVPGLQTSEASQGFSFLRRRWGLSGVSQNHNSDSDGESYRPDSESRSTGSWLSSSLRNRCTPLFSRRRREGRDESSRISTSDTTARSQHVFRRRESGEETSLEASDSPPRASVSRPPTPAVSGIPAATASPPHSAHSRRSSGTLPGSLFRFAVPPTLGSSLSDNLMITVDIIPSGWNQSDGQESGKSKIPPSRDPERLQKIKESLLLEDSEDEEGDLCRICQMSSASSDNLLIEPCKCTGSLQYVHQECMKKWLQSKINSGSSLEAVTTCELCKEKLHLNLEDFDIHELYRAHANEQADYEFISSGLYLVVLLHLCEQRFSDMLGTASEASTRVRLPRMILKTDAGRTFILQEITRIAAEMLNWQEQRQHAFVFFLSLVKSALNITVVFEVLLNSKSAARQWDSVDLQTTQHVQGLDK is encoded by the exons GAATCCAATGTATTGAATAGTTCCAGTAGAGACTGGGGAATTGGAGAAACAGACACCCATGAAACTCCTTGGAAGCTTACAACGTCCTCTCCAACTCGCTACTCAGGGACACTTGATCATCCACGTTCTGGAAGATTTtggggaagcagaagcagaTTG tCTACATCTTCTTCCGCTCATTTTGCATCTGGGTGTTACG attcCTCTTGGAGGTACAGTAGGATTCCTAGATCTTCATCAGTGATGCTTGGCTCCCTTGGAACTGAGCTAGTGAGAGAGCGAAGAGAATTAGAAAGAAGAACAGATCTCTCCGTTAATAACCTGGTGGATCACAGCTACAGAAGCAGTGACTTTTCATCTTCAACAT ATCTTCAAGACAGGCCTGCCTCTTCGTATGCAGAGGGAGCAAGACCAAAAGAGAACTCATTAAGCGCTTTGAGGCTGAATGCATCCATGAACCGCCAGTTGCCTTCTGATCATCGGCCATCTTTTTTCAACAGAGACTCTAACATGAGCTCTTCAAGATCCAGCTATTCTTCAAGACAAAGGAGAAATGAATTGGAGTCTCCCCAGAGGAGCATGCAGCCAGCATTTTCTCTTGCTGCCATGAGAGATGAAACTCCTTCTTCAAGTGGTTCTGAAAGGGTTTTATCTTCTCAGAGGTCATTGAATGAGCCTACAGCTGACAGCGAAGGGAGGCGCACAACCAGACAGCTGCTATCTCGTTTAGCATCTAGTATGTCATCTACATTTTTCTCTCGAAGGTCTAGCCAAGATTCATTGCATACAAGACCATTAGGCTCTGAAGAGTCAACGGTCCCAAGAGTTCAAGCTTCTACTCTGTCAAGCAGTAATGGAGCTGCAACTCCGTTGTCCGAAGTTCCAGGACTTCAGACATCTGAAGCTTCTCAGGGATTTAGTTTTCTTAGGCGAAGATGGGGTTTATCAGGagtttcacagaatcataatTCAGATTCAGATGGAGAAAGTTACAGGCCAGACTCTGAAAGTAGGAGCACAGGATCCTGGTTATCATCATCTCTGAGGAACAGATGCACACCTCTCTTTTCCAGAcgaagaagagaaggaagagatgaATCCTCAAGGATCTCTACCTCTGATACAACTGCTAGATCACAACATGTCTTCAGAAGAAGAGAGTCAGGTGAGGAGACCTCTCTTGAAGCTTCAGATAGCCCTCCTCGGGCTTCTGTTAGCAGACCACCAACACCTGCAGTATCTGGTATTCCTGCAGCTACTGCCTCCCCACCACATTCAGCCCACAGTAGGAGAAGTTCTGGAACTCTGCCTGGTTCTCTCTTTCGCTTTGCAGTGCCTCCAACATTAGGAAGCAGTCTGTCTGACAATCTTATGATAACTGTAGATATTATTCCCTCTGGCTGGAATCAGTCTGATGGACAGGAAAGTGGCAAGTCTAAAATACCACCTTCAAGAGATCCAGAAAGGCTCCAGAAAATTAAAGAGAG CCTGCTTTTAGAAGATTCTGAAGATGAAGAGGGTGACTTATGCAGAATCTGTCAGATGTCCTCTGCAAGTTCTGACAACCTTCTAATAGAGCCATGCAAATGCACTGGCAGTCTGCAGTATGTTCACCAGGAGTGCATGAAAAAGTGGCTGCAGTCCAAGATTAATTCAG GTTCTTCTTTGGAAGCAGTAACAACTTGTGAACTGTGCAAAGAGAAGTTGCACCTGAATCTGGAAGACTTTGATATTCATGAACTCTATAGGGCACATGCGAATGAACAA GCAGACTATGAATTTATCAGCTCTGGTCTCTACCTTGTAGTGTTGTTACACTTATGTGAGCAGCGCTTTTCTGATATGCTAGGAACTGCAAGTGAGGCCAGCACACGTGTCAGA CTTCCGAGGATGATTCTGAAGACTGATGCTGGTAGAACCTTCATACTGCAAGAGATAACTAGaattgctgcagaaatgctgaactGGCAAGAACAACGTCaacatgcatttgtttttttcctctccttagTAAAAAGTGCATTGAATATTACTGTAGTTTTTGAAGTATTGTTGAATTCAAAATCAGCTGCTCGGCAGTGGGACTCAGTGGACTTGCAAACTACTCAGCATGTGCAAGGATtagataaataa
- the MARCHF7 gene encoding E3 ubiquitin-protein ligase MARCHF7 isoform X5, with amino-acid sequence MLGSLGTELVRERRELERRTDLSVNNLVDHSYRSSDFSSSTYLQDRPASSYAEGARPKENSLSALRLNASMNRQLPSDHRPSFFNRDSNMSSSRSSYSSRQRRNELESPQRSMQPAFSLAAMRDETPSSSGSERVLSSQRSLNEPTADSEGRRTTRQLLSRLASSMSSTFFSRRSSQDSLHTRPLGSEESTVPRVQASTLSSSNGAATPLSEVPGLQTSEASQGFSFLRRRWGLSGVSQNHNSDSDGESYRPDSESRSTGSWLSSSLRNRCTPLFSRRRREGRDESSRISTSDTTARSQHVFRRRESGEETSLEASDSPPRASVSRPPTPAVSGIPAATASPPHSAHSRRSSGTLPGSLFRFAVPPTLGSSLSDNLMITVDIIPSGWNQSDGQESGKSKIPPSRDPERLQKIKESLLLEDSEDEEGDLCRICQMSSASSDNLLIEPCKCTGSLQYVHQECMKKWLQSKINSGSSLEAVTTCELCKEKLHLNLEDFDIHELYRAHANEQADYEFISSGLYLVVLLHLCEQRFSDMLGTASEASTRVRLPRMILKTDAGRTFILQEITRIAAEMLNWQEQRQHAFVFFLSLVKSALNITVVFEVLLNSKSAARQWDSVDLQTTQHVQGLDK; translated from the exons ATGCTTGGCTCCCTTGGAACTGAGCTAGTGAGAGAGCGAAGAGAATTAGAAAGAAGAACAGATCTCTCCGTTAATAACCTGGTGGATCACAGCTACAGAAGCAGTGACTTTTCATCTTCAACAT ATCTTCAAGACAGGCCTGCCTCTTCGTATGCAGAGGGAGCAAGACCAAAAGAGAACTCATTAAGCGCTTTGAGGCTGAATGCATCCATGAACCGCCAGTTGCCTTCTGATCATCGGCCATCTTTTTTCAACAGAGACTCTAACATGAGCTCTTCAAGATCCAGCTATTCTTCAAGACAAAGGAGAAATGAATTGGAGTCTCCCCAGAGGAGCATGCAGCCAGCATTTTCTCTTGCTGCCATGAGAGATGAAACTCCTTCTTCAAGTGGTTCTGAAAGGGTTTTATCTTCTCAGAGGTCATTGAATGAGCCTACAGCTGACAGCGAAGGGAGGCGCACAACCAGACAGCTGCTATCTCGTTTAGCATCTAGTATGTCATCTACATTTTTCTCTCGAAGGTCTAGCCAAGATTCATTGCATACAAGACCATTAGGCTCTGAAGAGTCAACGGTCCCAAGAGTTCAAGCTTCTACTCTGTCAAGCAGTAATGGAGCTGCAACTCCGTTGTCCGAAGTTCCAGGACTTCAGACATCTGAAGCTTCTCAGGGATTTAGTTTTCTTAGGCGAAGATGGGGTTTATCAGGagtttcacagaatcataatTCAGATTCAGATGGAGAAAGTTACAGGCCAGACTCTGAAAGTAGGAGCACAGGATCCTGGTTATCATCATCTCTGAGGAACAGATGCACACCTCTCTTTTCCAGAcgaagaagagaaggaagagatgaATCCTCAAGGATCTCTACCTCTGATACAACTGCTAGATCACAACATGTCTTCAGAAGAAGAGAGTCAGGTGAGGAGACCTCTCTTGAAGCTTCAGATAGCCCTCCTCGGGCTTCTGTTAGCAGACCACCAACACCTGCAGTATCTGGTATTCCTGCAGCTACTGCCTCCCCACCACATTCAGCCCACAGTAGGAGAAGTTCTGGAACTCTGCCTGGTTCTCTCTTTCGCTTTGCAGTGCCTCCAACATTAGGAAGCAGTCTGTCTGACAATCTTATGATAACTGTAGATATTATTCCCTCTGGCTGGAATCAGTCTGATGGACAGGAAAGTGGCAAGTCTAAAATACCACCTTCAAGAGATCCAGAAAGGCTCCAGAAAATTAAAGAGAG CCTGCTTTTAGAAGATTCTGAAGATGAAGAGGGTGACTTATGCAGAATCTGTCAGATGTCCTCTGCAAGTTCTGACAACCTTCTAATAGAGCCATGCAAATGCACTGGCAGTCTGCAGTATGTTCACCAGGAGTGCATGAAAAAGTGGCTGCAGTCCAAGATTAATTCAG GTTCTTCTTTGGAAGCAGTAACAACTTGTGAACTGTGCAAAGAGAAGTTGCACCTGAATCTGGAAGACTTTGATATTCATGAACTCTATAGGGCACATGCGAATGAACAA GCAGACTATGAATTTATCAGCTCTGGTCTCTACCTTGTAGTGTTGTTACACTTATGTGAGCAGCGCTTTTCTGATATGCTAGGAACTGCAAGTGAGGCCAGCACACGTGTCAGA CTTCCGAGGATGATTCTGAAGACTGATGCTGGTAGAACCTTCATACTGCAAGAGATAACTAGaattgctgcagaaatgctgaactGGCAAGAACAACGTCaacatgcatttgtttttttcctctccttagTAAAAAGTGCATTGAATATTACTGTAGTTTTTGAAGTATTGTTGAATTCAAAATCAGCTGCTCGGCAGTGGGACTCAGTGGACTTGCAAACTACTCAGCATGTGCAAGGATtagataaataa
- the MARCHF7 gene encoding E3 ubiquitin-protein ligase MARCHF7 isoform X3: protein MESKPSRIPRRISVQASSSSLGSRTLTGNSLAGAYSARESSWRLESGYQESNVLNSSSRDWGIGETDTHETPWKLTTSSPTRYSGTLDHPRSGRFWGSRSRLSTSSSAHFASGCYGESERTQGAYSRLHSQQRDSDSKRPKLSCTSTSSVRSNGLTAFSDSSWRYSRIPRSSSVMLGSLGTELVRERRELERRTDLSVNNLVDHSYRSSDFSSSTYLQDRPASSYAEGARPKENSLSALRLNASMNRQLPSDHRPSFFNRDSNMSSSRSSYSSRQRRNELESPQRSMQPAFSLAAMRDETPSSSGSERVLSSQRSLNEPTADSEGRRTTRQLLSRLASSMSSTFFSRRSSQDSLHTRPLGSEESTVPRVQASTLSSSNGAATPLSEVPGLQTSEASQGFSFLRRRWGLSGVSQNHNSDSDGESYRPDSESRSTGSWLSSSLRNRCTPLFSRRRREGRDESSRISTSDTTARSQHVFRRRESVPPTLGSSLSDNLMITVDIIPSGWNQSDGQESGKSKIPPSRDPERLQKIKESLLLEDSEDEEGDLCRICQMSSASSDNLLIEPCKCTGSLQYVHQECMKKWLQSKINSGSSLEAVTTCELCKEKLHLNLEDFDIHELYRAHANEQADYEFISSGLYLVVLLHLCEQRFSDMLGTASEASTRVRLPRMILKTDAGRTFILQEITRIAAEMLNWQEQRQHAFVFFLSLVKSALNITVVFEVLLNSKSAARQWDSVDLQTTQHVQGLDK from the exons GAATCCAATGTATTGAATAGTTCCAGTAGAGACTGGGGAATTGGAGAAACAGACACCCATGAAACTCCTTGGAAGCTTACAACGTCCTCTCCAACTCGCTACTCAGGGACACTTGATCATCCACGTTCTGGAAGATTTtggggaagcagaagcagaTTG tCTACATCTTCTTCCGCTCATTTTGCATCTGGGTGTTACGGTGAGTCTGAGAGAACTCAGGGAGCATATTCAAGACTGCATAGCCAGCAGCGAGATAGTGATTCAAAGAGACCTAAGCTATCTTGTACATCTACCTCTTCTGTGAGAAGTAATGGCTTGACTGCCTTTTCAG attcCTCTTGGAGGTACAGTAGGATTCCTAGATCTTCATCAGTGATGCTTGGCTCCCTTGGAACTGAGCTAGTGAGAGAGCGAAGAGAATTAGAAAGAAGAACAGATCTCTCCGTTAATAACCTGGTGGATCACAGCTACAGAAGCAGTGACTTTTCATCTTCAACAT ATCTTCAAGACAGGCCTGCCTCTTCGTATGCAGAGGGAGCAAGACCAAAAGAGAACTCATTAAGCGCTTTGAGGCTGAATGCATCCATGAACCGCCAGTTGCCTTCTGATCATCGGCCATCTTTTTTCAACAGAGACTCTAACATGAGCTCTTCAAGATCCAGCTATTCTTCAAGACAAAGGAGAAATGAATTGGAGTCTCCCCAGAGGAGCATGCAGCCAGCATTTTCTCTTGCTGCCATGAGAGATGAAACTCCTTCTTCAAGTGGTTCTGAAAGGGTTTTATCTTCTCAGAGGTCATTGAATGAGCCTACAGCTGACAGCGAAGGGAGGCGCACAACCAGACAGCTGCTATCTCGTTTAGCATCTAGTATGTCATCTACATTTTTCTCTCGAAGGTCTAGCCAAGATTCATTGCATACAAGACCATTAGGCTCTGAAGAGTCAACGGTCCCAAGAGTTCAAGCTTCTACTCTGTCAAGCAGTAATGGAGCTGCAACTCCGTTGTCCGAAGTTCCAGGACTTCAGACATCTGAAGCTTCTCAGGGATTTAGTTTTCTTAGGCGAAGATGGGGTTTATCAGGagtttcacagaatcataatTCAGATTCAGATGGAGAAAGTTACAGGCCAGACTCTGAAAGTAGGAGCACAGGATCCTGGTTATCATCATCTCTGAGGAACAGATGCACACCTCTCTTTTCCAGAcgaagaagagaaggaagagatgaATCCTCAAGGATCTCTACCTCTGATACAACTGCTAGATCACAACATGTCTTCAGAAGAAGAGAGTCAG TGCCTCCAACATTAGGAAGCAGTCTGTCTGACAATCTTATGATAACTGTAGATATTATTCCCTCTGGCTGGAATCAGTCTGATGGACAGGAAAGTGGCAAGTCTAAAATACCACCTTCAAGAGATCCAGAAAGGCTCCAGAAAATTAAAGAGAG CCTGCTTTTAGAAGATTCTGAAGATGAAGAGGGTGACTTATGCAGAATCTGTCAGATGTCCTCTGCAAGTTCTGACAACCTTCTAATAGAGCCATGCAAATGCACTGGCAGTCTGCAGTATGTTCACCAGGAGTGCATGAAAAAGTGGCTGCAGTCCAAGATTAATTCAG GTTCTTCTTTGGAAGCAGTAACAACTTGTGAACTGTGCAAAGAGAAGTTGCACCTGAATCTGGAAGACTTTGATATTCATGAACTCTATAGGGCACATGCGAATGAACAA GCAGACTATGAATTTATCAGCTCTGGTCTCTACCTTGTAGTGTTGTTACACTTATGTGAGCAGCGCTTTTCTGATATGCTAGGAACTGCAAGTGAGGCCAGCACACGTGTCAGA CTTCCGAGGATGATTCTGAAGACTGATGCTGGTAGAACCTTCATACTGCAAGAGATAACTAGaattgctgcagaaatgctgaactGGCAAGAACAACGTCaacatgcatttgtttttttcctctccttagTAAAAAGTGCATTGAATATTACTGTAGTTTTTGAAGTATTGTTGAATTCAAAATCAGCTGCTCGGCAGTGGGACTCAGTGGACTTGCAAACTACTCAGCATGTGCAAGGATtagataaataa
- the MARCHF7 gene encoding E3 ubiquitin-protein ligase MARCHF7 isoform X4 — protein sequence MESKPSRIPRRISVQASSSSLGSRTLTGNSLAGAYSARESSWRLESGYQESNVLNSSSRDWGIGETDTHETPWKLTTSSPTRYSGTLDHPRSGRFWGSRSRLSTSSSAHFASGCYGESERTQGAYSRLHSQQRDSDSKRPKLSCTSTSSVRSNGLTAFSDSSWRYSRIPRSSSVMLGSLGTELVRERRELERRTDLSVNNLVDHSYRSSDFSSSTYLQDRPASSYAEGARPKENSLSALRLNASMNRQLPSDHRPSFFNRDSNMSSSRSSYSSRQRRNELESPQRSMQPAFSLAAMRDETPSSSGSERVLSSQRSLNEPTADSEGRRTTRQLLSRLASSMSSTFFSRRSSQDSLHTRPLGSEESTVPRVQASTLSSSNGAATPLSEVPGLQTSEASQGFSFLRRRWGLSGVSQNHNSDSDGESYRPDSESRSTGSWLSSSLRNRCTPLFSRRRREGRDESSRISTSDTTARSQHVFRRRESGEETSLEASDSPPRASVSRPPTPAVSGIPAATASPPHSAHSRRSSGTLPGSLFRFAVPPTLGSSLSDNLMITVDIIPSGWNQSDGQESGKSKIPPSRDPERLQKIKESLLLEDSEDEEGDLCRICQMSSASSDNLLIEPCKCTGSLQYVHQECMKKWLQSKINSGSSLEAVTTCELCKEKLHLNLEDFDIHELYRAHANEQADYEFISSGLYLVVLLHLCEQRFSDMLGTASEASTRVRFINLARTLQAHMEDIETSEDDSED from the exons GAATCCAATGTATTGAATAGTTCCAGTAGAGACTGGGGAATTGGAGAAACAGACACCCATGAAACTCCTTGGAAGCTTACAACGTCCTCTCCAACTCGCTACTCAGGGACACTTGATCATCCACGTTCTGGAAGATTTtggggaagcagaagcagaTTG tCTACATCTTCTTCCGCTCATTTTGCATCTGGGTGTTACGGTGAGTCTGAGAGAACTCAGGGAGCATATTCAAGACTGCATAGCCAGCAGCGAGATAGTGATTCAAAGAGACCTAAGCTATCTTGTACATCTACCTCTTCTGTGAGAAGTAATGGCTTGACTGCCTTTTCAG attcCTCTTGGAGGTACAGTAGGATTCCTAGATCTTCATCAGTGATGCTTGGCTCCCTTGGAACTGAGCTAGTGAGAGAGCGAAGAGAATTAGAAAGAAGAACAGATCTCTCCGTTAATAACCTGGTGGATCACAGCTACAGAAGCAGTGACTTTTCATCTTCAACAT ATCTTCAAGACAGGCCTGCCTCTTCGTATGCAGAGGGAGCAAGACCAAAAGAGAACTCATTAAGCGCTTTGAGGCTGAATGCATCCATGAACCGCCAGTTGCCTTCTGATCATCGGCCATCTTTTTTCAACAGAGACTCTAACATGAGCTCTTCAAGATCCAGCTATTCTTCAAGACAAAGGAGAAATGAATTGGAGTCTCCCCAGAGGAGCATGCAGCCAGCATTTTCTCTTGCTGCCATGAGAGATGAAACTCCTTCTTCAAGTGGTTCTGAAAGGGTTTTATCTTCTCAGAGGTCATTGAATGAGCCTACAGCTGACAGCGAAGGGAGGCGCACAACCAGACAGCTGCTATCTCGTTTAGCATCTAGTATGTCATCTACATTTTTCTCTCGAAGGTCTAGCCAAGATTCATTGCATACAAGACCATTAGGCTCTGAAGAGTCAACGGTCCCAAGAGTTCAAGCTTCTACTCTGTCAAGCAGTAATGGAGCTGCAACTCCGTTGTCCGAAGTTCCAGGACTTCAGACATCTGAAGCTTCTCAGGGATTTAGTTTTCTTAGGCGAAGATGGGGTTTATCAGGagtttcacagaatcataatTCAGATTCAGATGGAGAAAGTTACAGGCCAGACTCTGAAAGTAGGAGCACAGGATCCTGGTTATCATCATCTCTGAGGAACAGATGCACACCTCTCTTTTCCAGAcgaagaagagaaggaagagatgaATCCTCAAGGATCTCTACCTCTGATACAACTGCTAGATCACAACATGTCTTCAGAAGAAGAGAGTCAGGTGAGGAGACCTCTCTTGAAGCTTCAGATAGCCCTCCTCGGGCTTCTGTTAGCAGACCACCAACACCTGCAGTATCTGGTATTCCTGCAGCTACTGCCTCCCCACCACATTCAGCCCACAGTAGGAGAAGTTCTGGAACTCTGCCTGGTTCTCTCTTTCGCTTTGCAGTGCCTCCAACATTAGGAAGCAGTCTGTCTGACAATCTTATGATAACTGTAGATATTATTCCCTCTGGCTGGAATCAGTCTGATGGACAGGAAAGTGGCAAGTCTAAAATACCACCTTCAAGAGATCCAGAAAGGCTCCAGAAAATTAAAGAGAG CCTGCTTTTAGAAGATTCTGAAGATGAAGAGGGTGACTTATGCAGAATCTGTCAGATGTCCTCTGCAAGTTCTGACAACCTTCTAATAGAGCCATGCAAATGCACTGGCAGTCTGCAGTATGTTCACCAGGAGTGCATGAAAAAGTGGCTGCAGTCCAAGATTAATTCAG GTTCTTCTTTGGAAGCAGTAACAACTTGTGAACTGTGCAAAGAGAAGTTGCACCTGAATCTGGAAGACTTTGATATTCATGAACTCTATAGGGCACATGCGAATGAACAA GCAGACTATGAATTTATCAGCTCTGGTCTCTACCTTGTAGTGTTGTTACACTTATGTGAGCAGCGCTTTTCTGATATGCTAGGAACTGCAAGTGAGGCCAGCACACGTGTCAGA TTTATTAACCTTGCAAGAACTCTTCAGGCACATATGGAAGATATTGAAA CTTCCGAGGATGATTCTGAAGACTGA
- the MARCHF7 gene encoding E3 ubiquitin-protein ligase MARCHF7 isoform X1 yields MESKPSRIPRRISVQASSSSLGSRTLTGNSLAGAYSARESSWRLESGYQESNVLNSSSRDWGIGETDTHETPWKLTTSSPTRYSGTLDHPRSGRFWGSRSRLSTSSSAHFASGCYGESERTQGAYSRLHSQQRDSDSKRPKLSCTSTSSVRSNGLTAFSDSSWRYSRIPRSSSVMLGSLGTELVRERRELERRTDLSVNNLVDHSYRSSDFSSSTYLQDRPASSYAEGARPKENSLSALRLNASMNRQLPSDHRPSFFNRDSNMSSSRSSYSSRQRRNELESPQRSMQPAFSLAAMRDETPSSSGSERVLSSQRSLNEPTADSEGRRTTRQLLSRLASSMSSTFFSRRSSQDSLHTRPLGSEESTVPRVQASTLSSSNGAATPLSEVPGLQTSEASQGFSFLRRRWGLSGVSQNHNSDSDGESYRPDSESRSTGSWLSSSLRNRCTPLFSRRRREGRDESSRISTSDTTARSQHVFRRRESGEETSLEASDSPPRASVSRPPTPAVSGIPAATASPPHSAHSRRSSGTLPGSLFRFAVPPTLGSSLSDNLMITVDIIPSGWNQSDGQESGKSKIPPSRDPERLQKIKESLLLEDSEDEEGDLCRICQMSSASSDNLLIEPCKCTGSLQYVHQECMKKWLQSKINSGSSLEAVTTCELCKEKLHLNLEDFDIHELYRAHANEQADYEFISSGLYLVVLLHLCEQRFSDMLGTASEASTRVRLPRMILKTDAGRTFILQEITRIAAEMLNWQEQRQHAFVFFLSLVKSALNITVVFEVLLNSKSAARQWDSVDLQTTQHVQGLDK; encoded by the exons GAATCCAATGTATTGAATAGTTCCAGTAGAGACTGGGGAATTGGAGAAACAGACACCCATGAAACTCCTTGGAAGCTTACAACGTCCTCTCCAACTCGCTACTCAGGGACACTTGATCATCCACGTTCTGGAAGATTTtggggaagcagaagcagaTTG tCTACATCTTCTTCCGCTCATTTTGCATCTGGGTGTTACGGTGAGTCTGAGAGAACTCAGGGAGCATATTCAAGACTGCATAGCCAGCAGCGAGATAGTGATTCAAAGAGACCTAAGCTATCTTGTACATCTACCTCTTCTGTGAGAAGTAATGGCTTGACTGCCTTTTCAG attcCTCTTGGAGGTACAGTAGGATTCCTAGATCTTCATCAGTGATGCTTGGCTCCCTTGGAACTGAGCTAGTGAGAGAGCGAAGAGAATTAGAAAGAAGAACAGATCTCTCCGTTAATAACCTGGTGGATCACAGCTACAGAAGCAGTGACTTTTCATCTTCAACAT ATCTTCAAGACAGGCCTGCCTCTTCGTATGCAGAGGGAGCAAGACCAAAAGAGAACTCATTAAGCGCTTTGAGGCTGAATGCATCCATGAACCGCCAGTTGCCTTCTGATCATCGGCCATCTTTTTTCAACAGAGACTCTAACATGAGCTCTTCAAGATCCAGCTATTCTTCAAGACAAAGGAGAAATGAATTGGAGTCTCCCCAGAGGAGCATGCAGCCAGCATTTTCTCTTGCTGCCATGAGAGATGAAACTCCTTCTTCAAGTGGTTCTGAAAGGGTTTTATCTTCTCAGAGGTCATTGAATGAGCCTACAGCTGACAGCGAAGGGAGGCGCACAACCAGACAGCTGCTATCTCGTTTAGCATCTAGTATGTCATCTACATTTTTCTCTCGAAGGTCTAGCCAAGATTCATTGCATACAAGACCATTAGGCTCTGAAGAGTCAACGGTCCCAAGAGTTCAAGCTTCTACTCTGTCAAGCAGTAATGGAGCTGCAACTCCGTTGTCCGAAGTTCCAGGACTTCAGACATCTGAAGCTTCTCAGGGATTTAGTTTTCTTAGGCGAAGATGGGGTTTATCAGGagtttcacagaatcataatTCAGATTCAGATGGAGAAAGTTACAGGCCAGACTCTGAAAGTAGGAGCACAGGATCCTGGTTATCATCATCTCTGAGGAACAGATGCACACCTCTCTTTTCCAGAcgaagaagagaaggaagagatgaATCCTCAAGGATCTCTACCTCTGATACAACTGCTAGATCACAACATGTCTTCAGAAGAAGAGAGTCAGGTGAGGAGACCTCTCTTGAAGCTTCAGATAGCCCTCCTCGGGCTTCTGTTAGCAGACCACCAACACCTGCAGTATCTGGTATTCCTGCAGCTACTGCCTCCCCACCACATTCAGCCCACAGTAGGAGAAGTTCTGGAACTCTGCCTGGTTCTCTCTTTCGCTTTGCAGTGCCTCCAACATTAGGAAGCAGTCTGTCTGACAATCTTATGATAACTGTAGATATTATTCCCTCTGGCTGGAATCAGTCTGATGGACAGGAAAGTGGCAAGTCTAAAATACCACCTTCAAGAGATCCAGAAAGGCTCCAGAAAATTAAAGAGAG CCTGCTTTTAGAAGATTCTGAAGATGAAGAGGGTGACTTATGCAGAATCTGTCAGATGTCCTCTGCAAGTTCTGACAACCTTCTAATAGAGCCATGCAAATGCACTGGCAGTCTGCAGTATGTTCACCAGGAGTGCATGAAAAAGTGGCTGCAGTCCAAGATTAATTCAG GTTCTTCTTTGGAAGCAGTAACAACTTGTGAACTGTGCAAAGAGAAGTTGCACCTGAATCTGGAAGACTTTGATATTCATGAACTCTATAGGGCACATGCGAATGAACAA GCAGACTATGAATTTATCAGCTCTGGTCTCTACCTTGTAGTGTTGTTACACTTATGTGAGCAGCGCTTTTCTGATATGCTAGGAACTGCAAGTGAGGCCAGCACACGTGTCAGA CTTCCGAGGATGATTCTGAAGACTGATGCTGGTAGAACCTTCATACTGCAAGAGATAACTAGaattgctgcagaaatgctgaactGGCAAGAACAACGTCaacatgcatttgtttttttcctctccttagTAAAAAGTGCATTGAATATTACTGTAGTTTTTGAAGTATTGTTGAATTCAAAATCAGCTGCTCGGCAGTGGGACTCAGTGGACTTGCAAACTACTCAGCATGTGCAAGGATtagataaataa